A genomic region of Branchiostoma lanceolatum isolate klBraLanc5 chromosome 4, klBraLanc5.hap2, whole genome shotgun sequence contains the following coding sequences:
- the LOC136432001 gene encoding uncharacterized protein, with protein MRAVLVTWALLGCALAHAGGDDIAGVREGTRFQRRMLNILGFRERPQPSSVQRAPDFMLELYRRVTGSQRTVKASSGSCAFSDPHIRGNIVRSIAENGWSAFPGPEDEEVCYRRRLVFNMSSIQSHERIKDAEMRLVLPVYFQSWLQVHRGYSIKIHHVAADWSGGMNVTSPTLVDGFSVQRRSVVVLSDVLKAVLSWQTERTDTVDFLVTITLKGSKKGNACPTFDTLRASLLIFSSDRRHCRAKRGLNNENADPNVETPSPLLQEQARVCRRQHLYVDFREVGWQDWIIAPPGYHAYYCAGDCPFPLNEKLNGTNHAIIQTLVNTVAPAAVPRPCCAPTALSAISMLYFDESGNVVLRQYEDMVVEGCGCRDQQPRPRWYVYREFWTKIVIILPSSIVRCYSELAALVVPFQESCRLLNFKGLCKLCIGSVLWACCDFALGERAAIQQECGRSVHDPSLAIRGTMIPGNRSLLVLTLCYILLGGRADLIPDAGRRNLAKQAAAYSPDKIDKNDDMIRAFESSLLNMFGLNERPRPRKNLVIPPYMLELYHSQTKDPENPSVNFNFAGKSTSTANTVRSFHHEEESEAEQPVWEGDNEINRRLLFNTSAVPSVELIKAAELRLFREQIDVDHVQYGASTDHHLYRVNVYEVMRPNSRTNSDTITRLLDTKLVDVRNSSWESFDVRSAVTKWKNSPERNYGLEVEVVSPKRGALSNHHVRLRRSTDMDDHSWQHRRPLLLTYTDDGKGSSDSSRVASRQKRANGRKKQRRRLKANCRRHSLYVDFSDVGWNDWIVAPPGYQAYYCHGECPFPLADHLNSTNHAIVQTLVNSVNPLAVPKACCVPTDLSPISMLYLNENDQVVLKNYQDMVVEGCGCR; from the exons ATGAGGGCCGTACTTGTGACGTGGGCCCTGCTGGGCTGCGCCCTGGCACACGCGGGCGGGGATGACATCGCCGGTGTCCGGGAGGGGACCAGGTTCCAGCGCAGAATGTTGAACATTCTCGGCTTCCGAGAACGGCCGCAGCCATCATCGGTGCAGCGGGCCCCAGACTTCATGCTGGAACTGTACCGAAGAGTGACAGGCAGCCAGCGGACCGTGAAGGCGTCCTCCGGCTCATGTGCCTTCTCCGACCCCCACATCCGAGGCAACATCGTCCGCAGCATTGCTGAAAATG GTTGGTCTGCTTTCCCCGGACCGGAAGACGAGGAGGTGTGCTATCGTCGGCGCTTGGTCTTCAACATGTCCAGCATCCAGTCTCACGAGAGGATAAAGGACGCGGAGATGCGATTGGTCTTGCCCGTCTATTTCCAGTCGTGGCTGCAAGTCCACCGAGGATACAGCATCAAGATTCATCACGTCGCAGCGGACTGGAGTGGCGGAATGAACGTGACGTCCCCCACCCTGGTTGACGGGTTCAGCGTTCAGCGGCGCAGTGTCGTCGTCCTTTCGGACGTGTTGAAGGCCGTCCTATCGTGGCAAACCGAACGCACGGACACAGTAGACTTTCTGGTAACCATAACTTTAAAGGGCTCAAAGAAAGGCAACGCCTGCCCGACGTTCGACACCCTACGTGCTAGTCTTCTCATATTTTCGTCGGACCGCCGTCATTGCCGAGCAAAACGGGGGCTGAACAACGAGAATGCTGACCCTAACGTCGAGACGCCGTCGCCGCTGCTGCAGGAGCAGGCGAGGGTCTGTCGTCGGCAGCATCTGTACGTGGACTTCCGCGAGGTGGGCTGGCAGGACTGGATCATCGCCCCGCCCGGGTACCACGCGTACTACTGTGCGGGGGACTGCCCGTTTCCCCTGAACGAGAAACTAAACGGCACCAACCACGCCATCATCCAGACCCTGGTGAACACCGTGGCCCCGGCCGCCGTGCCCAGGCCGTGCTGCGCGCCCACGGCGCTGTCCGCCATCTCCATGCTGTACTTCGACGAGAGCGGCAACGTCGTGCTGCGTCAGTACGAGGACATGGTGGTGGAGGGATGCGGCTGTAGG GACCAGCAACCCAGGCCACGCTGGTATGTATATCGTGAGTTTTGGACAAAAATAGTCATCATTCTGCCATCGTCTATTGTCCGCTGTTACTCGGAGTTGGCGGCGTTGGTTGTCCCTTTCCAAGAGTCGTGTCGGCTGCTTAATTTTAAGGGGCTTTGTAAGCTTTGTATTGGAAGTGTCCTTTGGGCATGCTGTGATTTTGCGCTGGGGGAGCGGGCCGCAATCCAGCAGGAATGTGGCAGAAGTGTCCACGACCCCTCGCTCGCCATCAG AGGCACCATGATTCCTGGTAACCGATCGCTGCTGGTGCTGACTCTGTGCTACATTCTGCTTGGTGGAAGGGCCGACCTTATTCCTGATGCCGGGAGGAGGAATCTAGCCAAGCAGGCAGCGGCGTACAGCCCCGATAAGATCGACAAAAACGATGACATGATTCGGGCATTCGAGTCAAGTCTGCTCAACATGTTCGGATTAAACGAGCGACCACGGCCTCGGAAGAACCTGGTGATCCCTCCCTACATGTTGGAGTTGTACCACAGCCAGACGAAAGACCCTGAAAACCCCAGTGTCAACTTCAACTTTGCGGGAAAGTCAACAAGTACTGCCAACACCGTGCGGAGTTTCCACCATGAAG AAGAATCGGAGGCAGAGCAGCCGGTGTGGGAGGGCGACAACGAGATCAACCGGCGATTATTGTTCAACACAAGTGCCGTCCCCAGCGTGGAACTTATAAAGGCGGCCGAGTTACGATTGTTTCGGGAACAGATTGATGTTGATCACGTTCAGTACGGAGCCTCCACGGACCACCACTTGTACCGAGTAAACGTGTACGAGGTAATGAGACCGAACAGTCGGACTAACTCGGATACCATAACGCGGCTTCTGGATACCAAATTGGTGGATGTTCGTAATTCATCGTGGGAATCCTTTGATGTCCGGTCGGCTGTTACTAAGTGGAAGAATTCCCCGGAGCGAAACTACGGGTTGGAGGTCGAAGTGGTGTCTCCAAAGCGCGGGGCCCTATCAAACCACCACGTACGGTTACGACGGTCTACAGACATGGACGACCACTCGTGGCAGCACCGCAGACCTCTGCTGCTCACATACACGGATGACGGCAAAGGTTCCAGTGACAGTAGTAGGGTCGCCTCCAGGCAAAAACGCGCCAATGGAAGAAAAAAGCAGCGGCGGAGACTCAAAGCCAACTGCAGGAGACATTCGTTGTATGTTGACTTCAGTGATGTTGGCTGGAATGACTGGATTGTAGCTCCACCTGGCTACCAGGCCTACTACTGCCACGGGGAATGCCCCTTTCCCCTCGCAGATCACCTCAATTCCACAAACCATGCAATAGTTCAAACTCTAGTCAACTCCGTAAATCCTCTCGCGGTGCCCAAGGCCTGCTGTGTGCCTACAGATCTCAGTCCGATTAGTATGCTATATTTGAACGAAAATGATCAAGTTGTTCTCAAAAACTACCAGGACATGGTCGTTGAAGGATGCGGGTGCCGTTAG